The Prevotella melaninogenica nucleotide sequence GGTTTGTTCCCAATGTGAATACGGCTGTGTCAAACGTATAGTTTGCCACCTTCTTCACCGTATGTAGCACTGAAACAGGGTTATACATCACACCGAAGGGGTTTACCATGGCACGAAACTTCTCTTCTTCGAATCGCTTACCAATATTGTCGGCAAAGCACGACCCTACAAAAAGAATCCGCTCACAAGGTTCCAACTCAAATGTTGGACGGGGGATGTTGACAATTGTTCTAAATTCCATTGAGCGCAAAGGTAAGAAAAAAGGATAGAATACTCAAACGGAAAGAATATTTTTCATACTTTTTATTGCTTAAATATTTATGTAAGATAATTATTCTGCAAGATAATGTTCAATCTCATATATTATTTGTATATTTGCCCTACTTATAAGCTTATTGTTTTTAAGTTGAGTAATGATATGGATCAAAAGACATTAGAGTTTGTTACTTATTGCATTGGCAAGTTGTCGGTAATGCTGAAACTACCACAACAAGAAGTGTATCGTAGGTTGAAAACCTCTGGT carries:
- a CDS encoding DUF3791 domain-containing protein, giving the protein MDQKTLEFVTYCIGKLSVMLKLPQQEVYRRLKTSGILDEYIVPSYDVLHTFGSRYLMEDLTEYMKEKGVL